One window of uncultured Methanoregula sp. genomic DNA carries:
- a CDS encoding serine protein kinase RIO has product MSKESESAIDKRMDQFDQKLEEMGIRIKDANMLKVREDVFDEVTLLALYKLVHKKWLSAIGGSISTGKEANVFYGERDAAGIAIKIYRIRTANFTTMSSYITGDRRFAHVKKAKKELIFAWTRKEFSNLVRARDAGIAVPEPLVWDRNILIMSFIGEGEIPYPQLRNAEMEDPQDIYSRIIESIDILYNKAELVHADLSEFNILYGDQPYLIDMGQSVTRDHPRALPFLMRDIKNINRFFKNRCEVRKDTEIFHAVTGLKVAEP; this is encoded by the coding sequence ATGAGCAAAGAGAGCGAGAGCGCAATCGATAAGCGGATGGATCAGTTCGATCAGAAACTTGAGGAGATGGGCATCCGCATCAAGGATGCCAACATGCTCAAGGTCCGCGAGGACGTGTTCGATGAAGTCACGCTCCTTGCCCTCTACAAACTGGTCCATAAGAAATGGCTTTCAGCTATAGGGGGCTCGATCAGCACCGGCAAGGAAGCCAATGTCTTCTATGGCGAGCGTGACGCGGCCGGTATCGCCATCAAGATCTACCGGATCCGAACAGCAAACTTCACCACCATGAGCTCGTACATCACCGGTGACCGCAGGTTCGCACATGTGAAAAAAGCCAAAAAAGAGCTCATCTTTGCCTGGACCCGCAAGGAGTTCTCCAACCTTGTCCGGGCACGGGACGCGGGAATTGCCGTTCCTGAACCCCTGGTCTGGGACCGGAACATCCTGATCATGTCTTTCATCGGCGAAGGAGAGATCCCGTATCCCCAGCTCCGGAATGCCGAAATGGAAGACCCGCAGGACATCTATTCCCGTATTATCGAAAGCATTGATATCCTCTACAACAAGGCCGAGCTCGTGCATGCCGATTTGAGCGAGTTCAATATATTGTACGGCGACCAACCATATCTCATTGACATGGGCCAGTCCGTAACCCGCGATCACCCCCGTGCCCTGCCGTTCCTGATGAGGGACATCAAAAATATCAACCGGTTCTTCAAAAACCGGTGCGAAGTGAGAAAAGATACGGAAATTTTCCATGCGGTCACCGGACTGAAGGTTGCAGAACCATGA
- a CDS encoding KH domain-containing protein: MMQEVKIAGSRIGVLIGKSGATKKELETKTHTTITIDSKEGIVKVEGTEENTIPLLRAVEIINAVNRGFSPERAFEMIEDEDLLLEVIDLAGMADSPRQLDRLRGRIIGKDGRAREQIEDMTDVEISVFGKTVALIGYPEQLKTARAAVDMLIEGVPHENVFAFLDRKKKESKQDMISYYY; this comes from the coding sequence ATGATGCAGGAAGTAAAGATTGCCGGAAGCAGGATCGGCGTCCTGATTGGCAAGAGCGGCGCCACCAAAAAAGAGCTGGAAACAAAAACCCATACCACCATCACCATCGACAGCAAGGAGGGAATAGTAAAAGTCGAGGGGACAGAGGAGAACACGATTCCCCTTCTCAGGGCTGTTGAGATCATCAATGCGGTAAACCGGGGGTTTTCACCCGAGCGTGCCTTTGAGATGATCGAGGACGAAGACCTGCTTCTCGAAGTGATCGATCTTGCCGGCATGGCAGACAGCCCGCGACAGCTCGACCGGCTCCGGGGGAGAATCATCGGCAAGGACGGCCGTGCCCGGGAACAGATCGAAGACATGACAGATGTGGAAATCTCCGTTTTTGGCAAGACGGTTGCCCTGATCGGGTATCCCGAACAGCTCAAGACCGCCCGGGCTGCCGTCGATATGCTCATCGAAGGTGTACCCCACGAGAATGTCTTTGCTTTCCTTGACCGGAAGAAGAAGGAATCCAAGCAGGATATGATCAGCTATTATTACTGA
- a CDS encoding ATP-dependent DNA helicase, with amino-acid sequence METCEIPIPAYLKEKYLSCGITELYPPQADCISKGMLEGKNLLVAIPTASGKTLIAEMAMHTHIAKKGKCLYIVPLKALASEKFDEFNNKGVRVGIATGDFDRRDDLLGKNDIIVATSEKVDSLLRNNARWIQDVTLLVIDEVHLIDSGNRGPTVEMVIAKMRYRNPGMQVIGLSATIGNPKTLAGWLEAELVTSTWRPVDLRQGVFCNDRIHFQEGERRIKEASKNYDDINLCLDTIEEGGQCLVFVSSRRNAEAFAKRAAGAIKSNEPELKSYAERIAGGAETEMAKTLALCVGQGAAFHHAGLSRAERSVVEEGFRKGHIKCISSTPTLAAGLNLPARRVIIRDYLRFTAGEGMQPIPVSEYHQMAGRAGRPRLDPYGEAVLIAKDERQVGELFECYIEAPAEEVHSKIAEPSALYTHVLSIIASGFAGTRGELTAFMNRSFYVHEHRQGRLMQRAVDTALKFLIEAEMVLEIGEHLGSTEFGSLVSRLYIDPRSAAMIISALREQKEYADLGLLQTICSTPDMPKLYARNADQPAIDRMIEAHETELWAPYPSEEEELEGYYRALKTAMLLSDWTDELSDEKICERYSVGPGDLYGMVESVNWLLHAGAELSRMFVPAFHPAIRDFEICMKNGIRRELLPLVKLRGIGRVRARRLFNHAITTPEAVRAAGIETITKILGCGIAEQIFTQLQKGKETPVAASQDNMAGQSTFSQFR; translated from the coding sequence ATGGAGACCTGCGAGATCCCCATTCCTGCATATCTGAAAGAGAAGTATCTCTCCTGTGGCATAACAGAACTCTACCCCCCGCAGGCCGACTGCATCAGTAAGGGAATGCTTGAAGGCAAAAACCTCCTTGTGGCAATCCCTACCGCGAGCGGCAAGACCCTGATAGCCGAGATGGCGATGCATACCCACATCGCAAAGAAGGGGAAATGCCTTTACATTGTCCCGCTCAAGGCACTCGCGAGCGAGAAATTCGACGAGTTCAACAACAAGGGTGTCCGGGTCGGTATTGCTACCGGGGATTTCGATCGCCGGGACGACCTGCTCGGGAAGAATGACATCATCGTTGCAACGAGCGAGAAAGTCGATTCTCTCCTGCGCAACAATGCCCGCTGGATCCAGGATGTCACCCTTCTCGTGATCGACGAGGTTCACCTGATCGATTCCGGGAACCGCGGTCCGACCGTCGAGATGGTCATCGCGAAGATGCGCTACCGCAATCCCGGCATGCAGGTGATAGGCCTTTCGGCAACGATCGGGAACCCGAAAACACTTGCCGGCTGGCTTGAAGCGGAGCTGGTCACCAGTACCTGGAGGCCGGTCGATCTCCGGCAGGGGGTATTCTGCAACGACCGTATCCACTTCCAGGAGGGGGAACGGCGCATTAAGGAGGCATCGAAAAATTACGATGATATCAACCTCTGCCTGGACACCATTGAAGAGGGGGGCCAGTGCCTTGTCTTTGTCTCCTCACGCCGGAATGCCGAGGCCTTTGCAAAGCGGGCAGCCGGGGCGATCAAGAGCAATGAACCGGAACTCAAAAGCTATGCCGAACGGATTGCAGGCGGGGCCGAGACCGAGATGGCCAAAACCCTTGCCCTCTGTGTCGGGCAGGGTGCGGCCTTCCACCATGCCGGGCTGAGCCGGGCCGAGCGATCCGTTGTGGAGGAAGGGTTCAGGAAAGGACACATCAAGTGCATCTCTTCGACACCCACGCTTGCAGCCGGCCTCAACCTCCCTGCACGCCGGGTGATCATCCGGGACTACCTGAGATTTACCGCGGGAGAGGGGATGCAGCCTATCCCGGTGAGCGAATACCACCAGATGGCGGGGAGGGCCGGCCGGCCAAGGCTCGATCCGTACGGGGAAGCGGTTCTCATTGCCAAGGATGAACGGCAGGTGGGGGAGCTCTTCGAATGCTACATCGAGGCCCCGGCCGAAGAGGTCCATTCAAAGATCGCAGAGCCTTCCGCACTCTATACGCACGTTCTCTCGATCATTGCCTCCGGGTTTGCCGGTACCCGGGGAGAACTGACGGCGTTCATGAACCGGAGCTTCTACGTGCACGAGCACCGGCAGGGCAGGCTGATGCAGAGAGCGGTAGACACTGCCCTGAAATTCCTCATCGAAGCAGAGATGGTCCTGGAGATTGGCGAACACCTCGGGTCAACAGAATTCGGGTCCCTGGTATCGCGGCTCTACATCGATCCCCGGAGCGCAGCGATGATCATTAGCGCCCTGCGGGAGCAGAAAGAGTATGCCGATCTCGGCCTTCTCCAGACGATCTGCAGTACGCCGGACATGCCCAAACTCTATGCCCGCAATGCCGACCAGCCGGCCATTGACCGCATGATCGAAGCTCACGAAACTGAACTCTGGGCCCCGTACCCCTCTGAAGAGGAGGAACTCGAAGGGTACTACCGGGCCCTCAAGACCGCGATGCTTCTTTCGGACTGGACTGATGAACTCTCCGATGAAAAGATCTGCGAGCGGTATTCGGTGGGGCCCGGGGATCTCTACGGCATGGTGGAGAGCGTGAACTGGCTCCTGCATGCAGGCGCCGAGCTCTCCCGGATGTTCGTGCCGGCGTTCCATCCGGCAATCCGGGATTTTGAAATCTGCATGAAAAACGGTATCCGGCGCGAGCTGCTCCCGCTCGTGAAACTGCGGGGGATCGGCAGGGTCCGTGCCCGGCGGCTCTTCAACCACGCCATAACCACACCGGAGGCTGTCCGGGCTGCCGGAATAGAGACCATAACGAAGATTCTCGGGTGTGGTATAGCCGAGCAGATCTTCACCCAGCTGCAAAAGGGAAAGGAAACACCAGTAGCAGCCAGTCAGGATAATATGGCCGGGCAGTCAACGTTCTCACAGTTCAGGTGA
- the cgi121 gene encoding KEOPS complex subunit Cgi121 gives MDTGKRDIRAAVCTIADRAAFLESLRAVAEAHDVHIICFNADMVAGIAHVRAAVDHAVRSFQEGCAISNTLEMETLLYAAGSRQCSVGASFGIHEGENRLWVCCYPCPGEEIFTALRPVMQFIAGDSWNVMDPDREERLIQLFGITPEELLAVGGRTRIADLVLERVALLDVMR, from the coding sequence ATGGATACAGGAAAGAGAGATATCCGGGCGGCGGTATGCACGATTGCCGACCGGGCTGCATTTCTCGAATCGCTCAGGGCCGTGGCGGAAGCGCATGATGTCCACATCATCTGTTTCAATGCGGACATGGTTGCCGGCATCGCCCACGTGCGGGCAGCAGTCGATCACGCCGTGCGATCGTTCCAGGAAGGATGTGCGATTTCCAATACGCTTGAGATGGAGACGCTCCTCTATGCGGCAGGATCGCGGCAGTGCAGTGTCGGGGCCTCGTTTGGCATTCACGAAGGGGAAAACCGGCTCTGGGTCTGTTGTTACCCGTGCCCCGGTGAGGAGATTTTTACCGCACTCAGGCCGGTCATGCAGTTCATAGCCGGGGATTCCTGGAACGTGATGGATCCGGACCGGGAAGAACGCCTTATACAGCTGTTTGGTATTACTCCTGAAGAGCTGCTGGCGGTGGGGGGCAGGACGCGGATCGCGGATCTTGTCCTTGAACGCGTGGCCCTGTTGGACGTCATGCGGTAA
- a CDS encoding MogA/MoaB family molybdenum cofactor biosynthesis protein → MNKDHVRPFPLSAAVITVSSSRVPENDTSGTTIKKLLAEQDIPIGYYAIVPDRIDAIRDALFAAAKTANCIIINGGTGLTHDDCTIEAISPLLEKKMDGFGELFRMKSLDQIGTSSMLSRAVAGIIAGKAVFCIPGSTPAVTLATTELILPEITHILSHANR, encoded by the coding sequence ATGAATAAGGATCATGTGCGCCCGTTTCCCCTTTCAGCAGCGGTCATTACCGTATCCAGCAGCCGGGTACCTGAGAACGATACCAGTGGAACAACGATCAAAAAACTGCTTGCGGAGCAGGACATTCCCATCGGGTACTATGCCATTGTCCCTGACCGGATTGATGCCATCCGGGATGCACTGTTCGCAGCAGCCAAGACCGCCAACTGTATCATCATTAATGGCGGCACCGGTCTCACCCACGATGACTGCACCATAGAAGCCATCTCGCCCCTCCTTGAGAAGAAAATGGACGGGTTTGGCGAGCTCTTCCGGATGAAGAGTCTTGATCAAATCGGGACATCGTCCATGCTGTCCCGGGCAGTCGCCGGCATCATTGCCGGAAAGGCAGTTTTCTGTATCCCCGGGTCCACCCCGGCAGTAACGCTTGCAACAACAGAACTGATCCTGCCGGAGATTACCCATATACTCAGTCATGCCAACCGGTAG
- a CDS encoding ORC1-type DNA replication protein: MPEPEDPSTGLFKKYLSNNRIFKDREVLRHSYRPQILPHRKPQIDEVASILAPSLRNETPSNILIYGKTGTGKTACVRYVGSELEKASSNMGPLCRIVHLNCEVIDTQYRVLAQIAKCLDVVDELASDKTRTHIPMTGWPTDQVYAELKNQLEAGGGVLVIVLDEIDKLVKKSGDDTLYNLTRINSDLKNSKVSIIGISNDLSFKDFLDPRVLSSLSEEEIVFPPYNAPQLVDILAQRADGAFMPGAVAEGVIPLCSALAAQEHGDARRALDLFRISGELADRDESTQVSVEHVKSAQAKIETDSMIECISTLPTQSKLILYSMLILEQLGQNIFTSGEVSRIYQDIAPTIELDVLTHRRITDLISELNMLGVINTRVVSRGRYGRTKEMWFDSNTAKIREVVLKDQRLNGLKNLDVSQMEAKWLKTWFR; encoded by the coding sequence ATGCCTGAACCAGAAGACCCATCAACCGGACTTTTTAAAAAATACCTGAGCAATAACAGGATTTTCAAGGATCGCGAAGTGCTCCGGCACTCTTACCGCCCCCAGATCCTGCCCCACCGGAAGCCCCAGATCGATGAAGTGGCCTCGATCCTGGCCCCATCGCTCCGGAATGAAACCCCATCCAATATCCTCATTTATGGCAAGACAGGGACCGGCAAGACCGCGTGCGTCCGGTACGTAGGATCCGAGCTCGAGAAAGCGAGCAGCAACATGGGCCCTCTCTGCCGGATCGTCCATCTCAACTGCGAAGTGATCGATACCCAGTACCGGGTTCTTGCACAGATCGCCAAATGCCTGGATGTTGTCGATGAGCTGGCAAGCGACAAGACCCGGACCCACATCCCGATGACCGGGTGGCCAACCGACCAGGTGTATGCCGAGCTCAAGAACCAGCTTGAGGCAGGGGGAGGTGTCCTTGTGATCGTTCTCGATGAGATCGATAAGCTTGTCAAGAAAAGCGGGGATGACACACTCTACAACCTGACGCGGATAAACTCCGATCTCAAGAACTCCAAGGTGAGTATCATCGGGATCTCCAATGACCTGAGTTTCAAGGACTTCCTCGATCCCCGGGTTCTCTCCTCTCTCTCGGAAGAAGAGATCGTATTCCCGCCCTACAATGCCCCGCAGCTCGTTGATATCCTGGCCCAGCGTGCCGATGGTGCATTCATGCCCGGCGCGGTTGCCGAGGGAGTTATTCCCCTCTGTTCGGCCCTTGCAGCCCAGGAGCACGGGGATGCCCGGCGCGCTCTCGATCTCTTCCGGATCTCCGGGGAACTCGCCGATCGCGACGAGTCCACCCAGGTGAGCGTGGAGCATGTCAAATCCGCCCAGGCCAAGATCGAGACAGACAGCATGATCGAGTGCATCTCAACCCTCCCCACCCAGAGCAAACTGATCCTCTATTCGATGCTCATCCTCGAACAGCTGGGACAGAATATCTTTACGAGCGGGGAAGTCTCACGTATATACCAGGATATTGCTCCCACCATCGAACTCGATGTGCTCACCCACCGCAGGATCACCGATCTCATATCCGAGCTGAACATGCTTGGTGTGATCAATACGCGGGTGGTGAGCCGCGGGCGTTATGGCAGGACAAAAGAGATGTGGTTTGATTCCAACACGGCCAAGATCCGGGAAGTTGTACTCAAGGACCAGAGGCTCAACGGCCTCAAGAATCTCGATGTATCCCAGATGGAAGCAAAGTGGTTGAAAACCTGGTTCAGGTAA
- a CDS encoding Lrp/AsnC family transcriptional regulator: MDEKDLELLRILEENSRLSAEEIATMTNLAAAEVEARVHALEAAQVIKRYSTVINWEKAGNGEVSAIIELKVSPERDFGYDRIAERLSRFRQVKTLRLITGTYDLQLIVSGKNMQEVSRFVSEHVAPMDRIRETATHIIMKSYKENGNALFEQPETERLPYSF; the protein is encoded by the coding sequence ATGGATGAAAAAGATCTCGAACTCCTCCGCATTCTCGAGGAGAACAGCCGGCTCTCAGCAGAAGAAATTGCGACCATGACCAACCTTGCAGCAGCCGAGGTTGAGGCACGGGTACACGCACTGGAAGCCGCCCAGGTAATCAAGCGGTATTCCACCGTGATAAACTGGGAGAAGGCCGGCAATGGCGAGGTCTCTGCCATCATCGAACTCAAGGTAAGCCCGGAGCGGGATTTCGGGTACGATCGCATCGCCGAGCGGCTCTCACGCTTCCGGCAGGTCAAAACCCTGCGCCTGATCACCGGGACGTACGACCTGCAGCTTATCGTGAGCGGCAAGAATATGCAGGAAGTCTCGCGGTTTGTCTCCGAACACGTTGCGCCCATGGATCGTATCCGCGAGACGGCAACCCACATCATCATGAAATCCTACAAGGAGAATGGCAACGCACTCTTTGAACAACCGGAGACCGAGCGTCTTCCCTATAGTTTCTGA